One region of Kogia breviceps isolate mKogBre1 chromosome 17, mKogBre1 haplotype 1, whole genome shotgun sequence genomic DNA includes:
- the SNAI2 gene encoding zinc finger protein SNAI2 yields the protein MPRSFLVKKHFNASKKPNYSELDTHTVIISPYLYEGYPVPVIPQPEILSSGAYSPITVWATAAPFHAPLPTGLSPLSGYPASLGRVSPPPPSDTSSKDHSGSESPISDEEERLQSKLSDPHAIEAEKFQCNLCSKTYSTFSGLGKHKQLHCDTQSRKSFSCKYCDKEYVSLGALKMHIRTHTLPCVCKICGKAFSRPWLLQGHIRTHTGEKPFSCSHCSRAFADRSNLRAHLQTHSDVKKYQCKNCSKTFSRMSLLHKHEESGCCVAH from the exons ATGCCGCGCTCATTCCTGGTCAAGAAGCATTTCAACGCCTCCAAGAAGCCCAACTACAGCGagctagacacacacacag TGATTATCTCCCCGTATCTCTACGAGGGCTACCCCGTGCCTGTCATCCCGCAGCCGGAGATCCTCAGCTCGGGAGCCTACAGCCCCATCACCGTGTGGGCCACAGCAGCTCCCTTCCACGCCCCGCTGCCTACAGGCCTCTCTCCTCTGTCGGGATACCCCGCGTCCTTGGGGCGAGTGAGTCCCCCTCCGCCATCTGACACCTCTTCCAAGGACCACAGCGGCTCCGAGAGCCCCATCAGCGACGAAGAGGAGAGACTACAGTCCAAGCTTTCAGACCCCCATGCCATCGAAGCTGAAAAGTTTCAGTGCAATTTATGCAGTAAAACCTATTCGACCTTCTCTGGGCTGGGCAAACACAAGCAGCTGCACTGTGACACCCAGTCGAGGAAGTCTTTCAGCTGCAAATACTGTGACAAGGAGTATGTGAGCCTGGGCGCCCTCAAGATGCACATCCGGACCCACACGTTACCTTGTGTCTGCAAGATCTGCGGCAAGGCGTTCTCCAGACCCTGGTTACTTCAAGGGCACATTAGAACTCACACTG ggGAGAAGCCTTTCTCCTGCTCTCACTGCAGCAGGGCCTTTGCAGACAGGTCAAATCTGAGGGCTCATCTGCAGACACACTCGGACGTCAAGAAATACCAGTGCAAGAACTGCTCCAAAACCTTCTCCCGAATGTCTCTTCTGCACAAGCACGAGGaatctggctgctgtgtggcGCACTGA